The following are encoded in a window of Pseudoalteromonas sp. MM1 genomic DNA:
- the tssL gene encoding type VI secretion system protein TssL, long form: protein MDETIIKPRPGRLGRDTSNTPNIDNDADKTVMSVEPVASSVTNTSKVSIFKNPLLEAATDCFSLVISISQAKEMTNIAALKHRCVEAVKRFEVEVRNQGLSKDVITNSRYCLCAILDESVLNSKWSSMEWADESLLSTFHKETFGGEYFYTLLDNALAQPELHKHFIELQYHCLNLGFKGKYRLDNGGDTKIEEYRSQMYHLLNQLDGPLNNKLSPNWKQRVAAGVELRNQVPLWVIFSVLGLVLLMVYLFINMKLNDGVTSLNDKLAVIHPIAQNESVDKKDKQLLVLEQLLQTEIQMGIVTIKKNLDRIRISINSESLFNQGDAKLLPSIQPILEKLARSLEGTKGRILITGHTDDTPIRTDKYPSNWHLSLARATQVANSMAKSTNLSGRLWPEGKGAAEPIASNSDSASRSLNRRIEIDLLF, encoded by the coding sequence ATGGATGAAACCATTATAAAACCTCGCCCTGGTAGACTAGGGCGTGATACTTCAAACACTCCTAACATTGATAACGATGCTGATAAAACAGTGATGTCTGTTGAGCCAGTTGCCAGCAGCGTTACCAATACATCTAAAGTTTCCATTTTTAAAAACCCACTTTTAGAAGCGGCAACGGATTGCTTTTCGCTTGTAATTTCGATTAGCCAAGCTAAAGAAATGACTAATATTGCCGCTTTAAAGCATCGTTGTGTTGAGGCTGTGAAGCGCTTTGAAGTTGAAGTGCGTAATCAAGGACTCTCTAAAGATGTAATTACCAATTCGCGCTACTGTTTGTGTGCGATTTTAGATGAATCAGTATTAAATTCTAAATGGAGCTCAATGGAATGGGCGGATGAGAGCTTACTATCGACATTTCATAAAGAAACTTTTGGCGGTGAATACTTTTACACCCTGCTTGACAATGCATTGGCACAACCTGAGCTACATAAGCATTTTATTGAGCTACAGTATCACTGTTTAAACTTAGGGTTCAAAGGTAAGTATAGGTTAGATAATGGCGGGGATACTAAAATTGAAGAGTACCGTTCTCAAATGTATCACCTGTTAAATCAATTAGATGGACCACTCAACAATAAGCTTTCACCTAATTGGAAGCAGCGTGTTGCCGCTGGTGTAGAACTTAGAAATCAAGTGCCTCTTTGGGTGATTTTTTCAGTGTTAGGCTTGGTGCTGTTAATGGTTTATTTATTTATAAACATGAAACTAAATGATGGCGTTACTTCTCTTAACGATAAGCTGGCTGTCATTCATCCTATAGCGCAAAACGAATCTGTCGATAAAAAAGATAAGCAACTATTAGTTCTAGAGCAATTACTGCAAACAGAAATTCAAATGGGGATAGTCACAATTAAGAAGAACCTAGACCGTATAAGAATTTCAATAAATAGTGAAAGCTTATTTAATCAAGGCGATGCAAAACTATTACCGTCAATTCAACCTATTTTAGAAAAGCTAGCACGTAGTTTAGAAGGAACAAAAGGGCGTATTTTAATTACTGGACATACTGATGATACGCCTATCCGTACTGATAAATACCCATCAAATTGGCATCTTTCATTAGCCCGTGCAACGCAAGTTGCCAATTCTATGGCTAAAAGTACAAACCTAAGTGGCCGCTTATGGCCTGAAGGTAAAGGTGCTGCAGAGCCTATCGCAAGCAATTCAGATTCAGCTTCTCGGTCACTAAACCGACGAATTGAAATCGATTTATTATTTTAA
- the tssM gene encoding type VI secretion system membrane subunit TssM: MSISHKIKKITYVLTSKTAMLIIGFLALSLLIWFGGPLIAVADFIPLESVAARLLTILFVILVFAITKIYSLTQQSKRDEKMADELIESDESNSNEVNEEITTLKNRMNEAINLLKDVKLFKGKNIYQLPWYIMIGPPGAGKTTVINNSGLDYPLKDKLGVDLVHGVGGTRNCDWWFTNKAVLIDTAGRYTTQSSHAKHDSRAWEGFLGLLRKYRPLRPINGVMISMGISELMSQTKTERNLHARAIKQRLQELQNQLGMTFPVYVILSKVDLIEGFREFFGELTEEECEQVWGVTFELDLDKDTQVEAFNKEFHALISKLTEMLNRRLINERNEEIRAKIFEFPRQLRVLQGVGDAFLKEIFTPNAYEELPMFRGVYLTSATQEGKPASFLNDVNSADSNYINQSKSFFIKNVLEGVIFPEQNLASTNKHHDKQNKWLRVGSISLASIAVIGFSISWYFSFAWNNNLMAATDEAIETYQELDAASFDRSNLLVLNDRLNALRNLPANNPALVDDDESQSIGFNKLNEIKQSSTQAYNRSLQTYLEPYIASTLIKEMEAHPEHLSYLYETLKCYLMLFQPEYFESEDISAWFNAYLERNLPGDKNALTRGQLMDHIAALLELGVSQTKIDNQAVRIARAELTKLPIAERAYQRLQADFLDSSIPPFRLTDIISFESAQKFTFRNNGELTRSIPGLYTFNGFHGIFNVEKSKMLGNLMASSWVYGEEASGTYDISKEEIEKKLEQRYFQDYIFFWQSFIDDLSLNQYSSPAEGVNITDVLAGSEAPIKNIIMAVQKNVQLTKLPVSENQKAAGKVAANAAEIAMQTKANRIKRFLPDEAPKFDIKLPGYQVEEAFEDVINIDAQQLDNIQKNLRELNVYLTKLDRGDQLKSSIKDQISGKSKPSFIRQLEFQSRDLPYPFNSWLLDISRDTSNITKNSANRHLNEIWKSQVLREYNAAIVGRYPFSPYAQKEVNMKDFTRFFGPDGTIDSFFTNYVAPSVDMSSSPWKFEKDIGISADTLAMFELAHQIQTVFFDGGSATPRIEFGLRTVELDQTVSKFRVEIDGQSMSYRHGPIKITNFVWPGSSGQSTTRIEFTPPSGGRPINTTYQGEWSLYRMLDELSAKRAKTREDLELHFSLMGNNAKVELLPKSIRHPFWNKSVEKFSCPTRL, encoded by the coding sequence ATGAGTATTTCACACAAAATAAAAAAAATTACTTACGTACTTACTTCTAAAACAGCCATGTTAATCATCGGCTTTTTAGCATTATCTTTATTAATATGGTTTGGTGGTCCGCTTATTGCGGTTGCTGATTTTATACCATTAGAGAGTGTAGCAGCACGGCTTTTAACAATTCTGTTTGTTATTTTAGTGTTTGCCATCACCAAAATTTATAGCTTAACGCAACAAAGTAAACGTGATGAAAAAATGGCTGATGAGCTCATCGAAAGTGATGAGTCCAATAGCAACGAGGTGAATGAAGAAATCACCACGTTAAAAAATCGTATGAATGAAGCCATCAACCTACTAAAAGATGTAAAGCTATTTAAAGGTAAAAATATATACCAATTACCTTGGTATATCATGATTGGCCCGCCAGGGGCAGGTAAAACAACGGTTATAAATAACTCAGGCTTAGACTACCCGTTAAAAGATAAGTTAGGTGTGGATTTAGTTCATGGTGTAGGTGGAACACGTAACTGTGATTGGTGGTTCACCAATAAGGCTGTACTTATCGATACTGCAGGACGATACACCACACAAAGTAGCCACGCTAAACATGACTCGCGCGCCTGGGAGGGCTTTTTAGGGCTTTTACGTAAGTACCGCCCGTTACGCCCAATTAATGGTGTAATGATCAGTATGGGTATTTCTGAGCTCATGAGTCAAACTAAAACAGAGCGTAATTTACATGCTCGTGCTATTAAGCAACGCTTGCAAGAGCTTCAAAATCAATTGGGCATGACCTTTCCGGTCTACGTTATTCTTTCTAAAGTAGATTTAATCGAAGGCTTTAGAGAGTTTTTTGGTGAGCTTACAGAGGAAGAGTGTGAGCAAGTTTGGGGCGTTACTTTTGAGTTAGACCTAGATAAAGACACTCAAGTTGAAGCATTTAATAAAGAGTTTCACGCATTAATCTCAAAACTAACAGAAATGCTTAATCGAAGGTTGATTAACGAACGTAATGAAGAGATACGTGCCAAAATTTTCGAATTCCCAAGACAGCTTCGCGTACTGCAAGGTGTAGGCGATGCGTTTTTAAAAGAAATTTTTACTCCTAACGCTTACGAAGAGCTGCCAATGTTTAGGGGCGTGTACCTTACAAGTGCGACTCAAGAGGGTAAGCCCGCTAGTTTTTTAAATGACGTAAACTCAGCAGATTCAAACTATATCAATCAATCGAAAAGTTTCTTTATCAAAAACGTTTTAGAAGGAGTGATTTTCCCTGAGCAAAACTTAGCAAGCACTAATAAGCACCATGATAAGCAAAACAAATGGCTGAGAGTAGGTAGTATTTCTTTAGCAAGTATTGCGGTAATTGGTTTTTCTATTTCGTGGTACTTTAGTTTTGCATGGAATAATAATTTAATGGCTGCTACAGATGAAGCCATTGAAACTTATCAAGAATTAGATGCCGCCTCGTTTGATAGAAGTAACTTATTAGTATTAAACGACAGACTCAATGCGCTACGAAACTTACCAGCAAACAATCCTGCGTTAGTTGATGACGATGAGTCTCAATCAATAGGTTTTAATAAACTCAATGAGATTAAACAGTCGTCGACACAAGCATACAATCGGTCGCTGCAAACGTATTTAGAACCTTATATTGCCAGTACGTTAATTAAAGAAATGGAGGCGCACCCAGAGCACCTTAGCTATTTATACGAAACGCTAAAATGCTATTTAATGTTATTCCAGCCTGAGTACTTTGAAAGTGAGGATATTTCGGCTTGGTTTAATGCATACCTTGAAAGAAACCTACCGGGTGATAAAAATGCGCTGACTCGTGGCCAGTTAATGGATCATATTGCTGCATTACTTGAGCTTGGGGTTAGTCAAACCAAAATAGATAACCAAGCAGTGCGTATAGCTAGAGCAGAGTTAACTAAGTTACCAATAGCAGAAAGAGCATACCAACGTCTGCAAGCTGATTTTCTTGATAGCAGCATTCCACCATTTAGATTAACAGACATAATTAGTTTTGAGAGTGCGCAAAAATTCACATTCAGAAATAACGGCGAATTGACTCGCAGTATTCCTGGCTTATATACCTTTAACGGTTTTCACGGCATTTTTAATGTTGAGAAAAGTAAAATGCTCGGTAATTTGATGGCAAGCAGCTGGGTATATGGTGAAGAAGCATCGGGAACATATGATATTTCTAAAGAAGAAATTGAAAAGAAATTAGAGCAACGTTATTTTCAGGATTATATCTTCTTTTGGCAGTCATTTATCGACGATTTAAGTCTTAATCAGTACAGTTCACCTGCTGAGGGTGTCAATATTACAGATGTACTTGCAGGCTCAGAAGCACCGATTAAAAACATTATTATGGCTGTGCAAAAAAATGTTCAGCTAACCAAATTACCGGTGTCAGAAAATCAAAAAGCAGCGGGTAAAGTTGCCGCTAATGCCGCTGAAATAGCAATGCAAACTAAAGCGAACAGAATTAAACGCTTTCTACCTGACGAAGCCCCTAAGTTTGATATTAAGCTGCCAGGTTATCAGGTTGAAGAAGCGTTTGAAGATGTAATAAATATTGATGCTCAGCAATTAGATAACATTCAGAAAAACCTCAGAGAGCTTAATGTATATCTTACTAAGCTTGATAGAGGAGATCAGTTAAAGTCATCGATAAAAGATCAAATCAGTGGAAAAAGTAAACCAAGTTTCATTCGCCAACTTGAGTTCCAAAGCCGTGATCTACCTTATCCATTTAATAGTTGGTTATTAGATATAAGTAGAGATACCAGTAATATCACTAAAAATAGCGCTAACAGACACTTAAACGAGATTTGGAAAAGTCAAGTTTTACGTGAGTACAATGCAGCTATTGTGGGCCGATACCCTTTCTCACCTTATGCGCAAAAAGAAGTGAATATGAAAGACTTTACACGCTTCTTTGGACCAGATGGCACTATTGATAGCTTCTTCACTAACTATGTAGCGCCAAGTGTGGATATGAGTTCGAGCCCGTGGAAGTTTGAAAAAGACATTGGCATAAGTGCAGATACTCTAGCTATGTTTGAACTAGCCCATCAAATTCAAACTGTGTTCTTCGATGGTGGAAGTGCAACACCTAGAATTGAGTTTGGATTAAGAACTGTTGAATTAGATCAAACTGTCTCTAAATTTAGAGTGGAAATAGATGGGCAGTCTATGTCATATCGTCATGGTCCAATCAAAATTACTAACTTTGTTTGGCCAGGTTCATCAGGGCAAAGCACCACTAGAATTGAGTTTACCCCGCCAAGCGGTGGCCGCCCGATTAATACAACTTACCAAGGTGAGTGGTCGCTTTATCGCATGCTTGATGAGCTAAGCGCTAAAAGAGCAAAAACGCGTGAGGATTTAGAGCTACATTTTTCTCTCATGGGTAACAACGCAAAAGTTGAGTTATTGCCAAAATCAATTAGGCATCCATTTTGGAATAAAAGTGTAGAGAAGTTTTCATGTCCGACCCGATTATAA